From one Liolophura sinensis isolate JHLJ2023 chromosome 10, CUHK_Ljap_v2, whole genome shotgun sequence genomic stretch:
- the LOC135477262 gene encoding tripartite motif-containing protein 2-like isoform X2 — MAYRFDPETGRYRGNVGLYQSNDDEYDSDKSHPDDEYYFVEEGSSGEEGESTSHRNSEYQSPGYRRSLHLPRDIPEYQPRLSGEWNRRKYDRDRYLTTAIDLSKMSAAASASNASQSGGGNKLAQEISDEFLTCKICLEGFTSPKSLDCLHTFCENCIENHVMSECTYKKYSDYREFTCPLCRKRTQVPLGGVKKLPDNFLLSSLSEMVQRQKPSKFPFCDICKLVNRKHREASSKCLDCSKLLCKQCVELHRETKVTKGHSLFDVEIEKDIECKEHQEEVVRFYCEPCETCICVLCTFNEHKDHEITQFSEAVCKYKESIQCLLDNCKSKIQVFDSQLSTISKVDTMIKQAEQKIRDIAIEFISEIRAKEKQLVEEVHKMYGDEMMSYITMRPEMQINLDSLKSTCNLTELVLKGKDIELLLLKKQVQEKLSHLYEVELKDLPPSITKEVVFVPGSLQLGTLQDADSSSSRGKAGRSVSFVDGVRQDKFETRCWDSQRPTSNVSTQTETESSGSSKGNADVSFTFCAPGKHDDKSIETESVPTVEKAVNTRSRSLHSLTNQLRKSPSRDGAPEETPDPNSAIARRHRRRRERQRPVEDGDFYESARIPV, encoded by the exons ATGGCGTACCGATTTGATCCGGAGACAGGGCGTTACCGTGGCAACGTGGGACTCTATCAAAGCAACGACGACGAGTACGACAGCGATAAAAGCCATCCGGACGACGAGTATTACTTCGTGGAGGAAGGGTCGTCCGGTGAGGAGGGAGAAAGTACTTCACATCGGAATTCCGAGTATCAGAGTCCCGGGTACAGAAGATCGCTCCATCTTCCGCGGGATATACCGGAATATCAGCCCAGGTTATCCGGAGAGTG GAACCGACGCAAGTACGATCGCGATCGTTACCTAACCACAGCCATTGATCTTAGCAAGATGTCGGCTGCGGCTTCGGCCAGCAATGCCTCGCAAAGTGGAGGAGGGAACAAATTGGCACAGGAAATTAGTGACGAGTTCCTGACGTGCAAAATCTGCCTCGAGGGCTTCACTAGCCCAAAGTCCCTGGACTGCTTGCATACGTTCTGTGAGAACTGTATTGAAAATCATGTGATGTCAGAATGCACGTACAAAAAGTACAGCGATTATCGCGAGTTCACGTGCCCTCTGTGCCGGAAGCGCACACAGGTGCCGCTAGGGGGCGTCAAGAAACTACCCGACAACTTCCTGTTGTCAAGTCTTTCCGAAATGGTTCAACGACAGAAACCTTCCAAGTTTCCCTTCTGTGATATATGCAAGCTGGTAAATCGCAAACACAGAGAGGCCTCGTCGAAATGTTTGGACTGTAGCAAACTCCTGTGCAAGCAATGCGTGGAACTCCACAGGGAAACCAAGGTCACAAAAGGTCACAGTTTGTTCGACGTCGAAATCGAAAAGGACATTGAGTGTAAAGAGCACCAAGAAGAGGTGGTACGATTCTATTGCGAACCTTGTGAGACCTGCATTTGTGTGCTATGCACATTCAATGAGCATAAGGACCACGAGATTACTCAGTTTTCAGAAGCCGTCTGCAAATACAAGGAAAGCATCCAGTGTCTTCTGGACAATTGCAAATCCAAGATACAGGTTTTTGACAGCCAACTGTCGACGATCAGCAAAGTGGACACGATGATCAAGCAAGCCGAACAGAAGATACGCGACATTGCCATCGAGTTCATCTCCGAGATTCGCGCCAAGGAGAAGCAATTGGTCGAAGAGGTGCACAAAATGTACGGCGACGAGATGATGAGCTACATCACGATGCGACCAGAGATGCAGATCAATCTAGACAGTCTGAAGAGTACGTGCAATCTGACCGAGCTTGTACTCAAAGGGAAGGATATCgaactgttgttgttgaaaaagCAGGTGCAAGAGAAGTTGTCGCACCTGTACGAGGTAGAACTGAAGGACTTGCCGCCTTCCATCACGAAAGAAGTTGTCTTCGTCCCGGGCAGTCTTCAATTGGGCACGTTACAGGATGCCGATAGTTCCTCCTCCCGAGGCAAAGCTGGCCGGTCCGTCTCCTTCGTGGACGGTGTGAGGCAAGACAAGTTCGAGACCCGCTGCTGGGACTCGCAGCGACCCACGTCAAACGTCTCCACTCAGACGGAGACGGAGTCCAGCGGATCCTCAAAAGGTAACGCAGATGTGTCCTTCACGTTTTGTGCCCCTGGTAAACATGACGACAAATCAATCGAAACCGAGTCTGTGCCTACCGTCGAGAAAGCAGTTAATACTCGCTCAAGAAGTCTGCATAGCCTCACGAATCAACTCAGAAAGTCTCCTTCCAGAGACGGCGCCCCGGAAGAGACTCCTGACCCCAATTCGGCCATAGCCAGACGTCACAGGCGCAGGCGCGAGAGGCAACGTCCGGTCGAG GATGGCGATTTCTATGAGTCCGCTCGGATCCCCGTGTGA
- the LOC135477262 gene encoding tripartite motif-containing protein 2-like isoform X6, with protein MAYRFDPETGRYRGNVGLYQSNDDEYDSDKSHPDDEYYFVEEGSSGEEGESTSHRNSEYQSPGYRRSLHLPRDIPEYQPRLSGEWNRRKYDRDRYLTTAIDLSKMSAAASASNASQSGGGNKLAQEISDEFLTCKICLEGFTSPKSLDCLHTFCENCIENHVMSECTYKKYSDYREFTCPLCRKRTQVPLGGVKKLPDNFLLSSLSEMVQRQKPSKFPFCDICKLVNRKHREASSKCLDCSKLLCKQCVELHRETKVTKGHSLFDVEIEKDIECKEHQEEVVRFYCEPCETCICVLCTFNEHKDHEITQFSEAVCKYKESIQCLLDNCKSKIQVFDSQLSTISKVDTMIKQAEQKIRDIAIEFISEIRAKEKQLVEEVHKMYGDEMMSYITMRPEMQINLDSLKSTCNLTELVLKGKDIELLLLKKQVQEKLSHLYEVELKDLPPSITKEVVFVPGSLQLGTLQDADSSSSRGKAGRSVSFVDGVRQDKFETRCWDSQRPTSNVSTQTETESSGSSKGWRFL; from the exons ATGGCGTACCGATTTGATCCGGAGACAGGGCGTTACCGTGGCAACGTGGGACTCTATCAAAGCAACGACGACGAGTACGACAGCGATAAAAGCCATCCGGACGACGAGTATTACTTCGTGGAGGAAGGGTCGTCCGGTGAGGAGGGAGAAAGTACTTCACATCGGAATTCCGAGTATCAGAGTCCCGGGTACAGAAGATCGCTCCATCTTCCGCGGGATATACCGGAATATCAGCCCAGGTTATCCGGAGAGTG GAACCGACGCAAGTACGATCGCGATCGTTACCTAACCACAGCCATTGATCTTAGCAAGATGTCGGCTGCGGCTTCGGCCAGCAATGCCTCGCAAAGTGGAGGAGGGAACAAATTGGCACAGGAAATTAGTGACGAGTTCCTGACGTGCAAAATCTGCCTCGAGGGCTTCACTAGCCCAAAGTCCCTGGACTGCTTGCATACGTTCTGTGAGAACTGTATTGAAAATCATGTGATGTCAGAATGCACGTACAAAAAGTACAGCGATTATCGCGAGTTCACGTGCCCTCTGTGCCGGAAGCGCACACAGGTGCCGCTAGGGGGCGTCAAGAAACTACCCGACAACTTCCTGTTGTCAAGTCTTTCCGAAATGGTTCAACGACAGAAACCTTCCAAGTTTCCCTTCTGTGATATATGCAAGCTGGTAAATCGCAAACACAGAGAGGCCTCGTCGAAATGTTTGGACTGTAGCAAACTCCTGTGCAAGCAATGCGTGGAACTCCACAGGGAAACCAAGGTCACAAAAGGTCACAGTTTGTTCGACGTCGAAATCGAAAAGGACATTGAGTGTAAAGAGCACCAAGAAGAGGTGGTACGATTCTATTGCGAACCTTGTGAGACCTGCATTTGTGTGCTATGCACATTCAATGAGCATAAGGACCACGAGATTACTCAGTTTTCAGAAGCCGTCTGCAAATACAAGGAAAGCATCCAGTGTCTTCTGGACAATTGCAAATCCAAGATACAGGTTTTTGACAGCCAACTGTCGACGATCAGCAAAGTGGACACGATGATCAAGCAAGCCGAACAGAAGATACGCGACATTGCCATCGAGTTCATCTCCGAGATTCGCGCCAAGGAGAAGCAATTGGTCGAAGAGGTGCACAAAATGTACGGCGACGAGATGATGAGCTACATCACGATGCGACCAGAGATGCAGATCAATCTAGACAGTCTGAAGAGTACGTGCAATCTGACCGAGCTTGTACTCAAAGGGAAGGATATCgaactgttgttgttgaaaaagCAGGTGCAAGAGAAGTTGTCGCACCTGTACGAGGTAGAACTGAAGGACTTGCCGCCTTCCATCACGAAAGAAGTTGTCTTCGTCCCGGGCAGTCTTCAATTGGGCACGTTACAGGATGCCGATAGTTCCTCCTCCCGAGGCAAAGCTGGCCGGTCCGTCTCCTTCGTGGACGGTGTGAGGCAAGACAAGTTCGAGACCCGCTGCTGGGACTCGCAGCGACCCACGTCAAACGTCTCCACTCAGACGGAGACGGAGTCCAGCGGATCCTCAAAAG GATGGCGATTTCTATGA
- the LOC135477262 gene encoding tripartite motif-containing protein 2-like isoform X3, translated as MLPEKTYTQDDTVIAQEKRKSLRNRRKYDRDRYLTTAIDLSKMSAAASASNASQSGGGNKLAQEISDEFLTCKICLEGFTSPKSLDCLHTFCENCIENHVMSECTYKKYSDYREFTCPLCRKRTQVPLGGVKKLPDNFLLSSLSEMVQRQKPSKFPFCDICKLVNRKHREASSKCLDCSKLLCKQCVELHRETKVTKGHSLFDVEIEKDIECKEHQEEVVRFYCEPCETCICVLCTFNEHKDHEITQFSEAVCKYKESIQCLLDNCKSKIQVFDSQLSTISKVDTMIKQAEQKIRDIAIEFISEIRAKEKQLVEEVHKMYGDEMMSYITMRPEMQINLDSLKSTCNLTELVLKGKDIELLLLKKQVQEKLSHLYEVELKDLPPSITKEVVFVPGSLQLGTLQDADSSSSRGKAGRSVSFVDGVRQDKFETRCWDSQRPTSNVSTQTETESSGSSKGNADVSFTFCAPGKHDDKSIETESVPTVEKAVNTRSRSLHSLTNQLRKSPSRDGAPEETPDPNSAIARRHRRRRERQRPVEVSVRPTTYHASETAAPILTYSSSIDEPFYSADSNNSNASPP; from the exons ATGTTGCCCGAGAAAACTTACACCCAGGATGACACAGTTATCGCGCAGGAAAAACGGAAGAGCTTGAG GAACCGACGCAAGTACGATCGCGATCGTTACCTAACCACAGCCATTGATCTTAGCAAGATGTCGGCTGCGGCTTCGGCCAGCAATGCCTCGCAAAGTGGAGGAGGGAACAAATTGGCACAGGAAATTAGTGACGAGTTCCTGACGTGCAAAATCTGCCTCGAGGGCTTCACTAGCCCAAAGTCCCTGGACTGCTTGCATACGTTCTGTGAGAACTGTATTGAAAATCATGTGATGTCAGAATGCACGTACAAAAAGTACAGCGATTATCGCGAGTTCACGTGCCCTCTGTGCCGGAAGCGCACACAGGTGCCGCTAGGGGGCGTCAAGAAACTACCCGACAACTTCCTGTTGTCAAGTCTTTCCGAAATGGTTCAACGACAGAAACCTTCCAAGTTTCCCTTCTGTGATATATGCAAGCTGGTAAATCGCAAACACAGAGAGGCCTCGTCGAAATGTTTGGACTGTAGCAAACTCCTGTGCAAGCAATGCGTGGAACTCCACAGGGAAACCAAGGTCACAAAAGGTCACAGTTTGTTCGACGTCGAAATCGAAAAGGACATTGAGTGTAAAGAGCACCAAGAAGAGGTGGTACGATTCTATTGCGAACCTTGTGAGACCTGCATTTGTGTGCTATGCACATTCAATGAGCATAAGGACCACGAGATTACTCAGTTTTCAGAAGCCGTCTGCAAATACAAGGAAAGCATCCAGTGTCTTCTGGACAATTGCAAATCCAAGATACAGGTTTTTGACAGCCAACTGTCGACGATCAGCAAAGTGGACACGATGATCAAGCAAGCCGAACAGAAGATACGCGACATTGCCATCGAGTTCATCTCCGAGATTCGCGCCAAGGAGAAGCAATTGGTCGAAGAGGTGCACAAAATGTACGGCGACGAGATGATGAGCTACATCACGATGCGACCAGAGATGCAGATCAATCTAGACAGTCTGAAGAGTACGTGCAATCTGACCGAGCTTGTACTCAAAGGGAAGGATATCgaactgttgttgttgaaaaagCAGGTGCAAGAGAAGTTGTCGCACCTGTACGAGGTAGAACTGAAGGACTTGCCGCCTTCCATCACGAAAGAAGTTGTCTTCGTCCCGGGCAGTCTTCAATTGGGCACGTTACAGGATGCCGATAGTTCCTCCTCCCGAGGCAAAGCTGGCCGGTCCGTCTCCTTCGTGGACGGTGTGAGGCAAGACAAGTTCGAGACCCGCTGCTGGGACTCGCAGCGACCCACGTCAAACGTCTCCACTCAGACGGAGACGGAGTCCAGCGGATCCTCAAAAGGTAACGCAGATGTGTCCTTCACGTTTTGTGCCCCTGGTAAACATGACGACAAATCAATCGAAACCGAGTCTGTGCCTACCGTCGAGAAAGCAGTTAATACTCGCTCAAGAAGTCTGCATAGCCTCACGAATCAACTCAGAAAGTCTCCTTCCAGAGACGGCGCCCCGGAAGAGACTCCTGACCCCAATTCGGCCATAGCCAGACGTCACAGGCGCAGGCGCGAGAGGCAACGTCCGGTCGAGGTATCTGTCCGCCCAACAACCTACCATGCCAGCGAAACTGCGGCGCCCATCCTCACCTATAGCAGTAGCATTGATGAACCTTTCTACAGCGCCGATAGCAACAACAGCAACGCCTCTCCGCCTTGA
- the LOC135477262 gene encoding tripartite motif-containing protein 2-like isoform X4, translated as MSAMESSPVRDRDSSHRESREWNRRKYDRDRYLTTAIDLSKMSAAASASNASQSGGGNKLAQEISDEFLTCKICLEGFTSPKSLDCLHTFCENCIENHVMSECTYKKYSDYREFTCPLCRKRTQVPLGGVKKLPDNFLLSSLSEMVQRQKPSKFPFCDICKLVNRKHREASSKCLDCSKLLCKQCVELHRETKVTKGHSLFDVEIEKDIECKEHQEEVVRFYCEPCETCICVLCTFNEHKDHEITQFSEAVCKYKESIQCLLDNCKSKIQVFDSQLSTISKVDTMIKQAEQKIRDIAIEFISEIRAKEKQLVEEVHKMYGDEMMSYITMRPEMQINLDSLKSTCNLTELVLKGKDIELLLLKKQVQEKLSHLYEVELKDLPPSITKEVVFVPGSLQLGTLQDADSSSSRGKAGRSVSFVDGVRQDKFETRCWDSQRPTSNVSTQTETESSGSSKGNADVSFTFCAPGKHDDKSIETESVPTVEKAVNTRSRSLHSLTNQLRKSPSRDGAPEETPDPNSAIARRHRRRRERQRPVEVSVRPTTYHASETAAPILTYSSSIDEPFYSADSNNSNASPP; from the coding sequence GAACCGACGCAAGTACGATCGCGATCGTTACCTAACCACAGCCATTGATCTTAGCAAGATGTCGGCTGCGGCTTCGGCCAGCAATGCCTCGCAAAGTGGAGGAGGGAACAAATTGGCACAGGAAATTAGTGACGAGTTCCTGACGTGCAAAATCTGCCTCGAGGGCTTCACTAGCCCAAAGTCCCTGGACTGCTTGCATACGTTCTGTGAGAACTGTATTGAAAATCATGTGATGTCAGAATGCACGTACAAAAAGTACAGCGATTATCGCGAGTTCACGTGCCCTCTGTGCCGGAAGCGCACACAGGTGCCGCTAGGGGGCGTCAAGAAACTACCCGACAACTTCCTGTTGTCAAGTCTTTCCGAAATGGTTCAACGACAGAAACCTTCCAAGTTTCCCTTCTGTGATATATGCAAGCTGGTAAATCGCAAACACAGAGAGGCCTCGTCGAAATGTTTGGACTGTAGCAAACTCCTGTGCAAGCAATGCGTGGAACTCCACAGGGAAACCAAGGTCACAAAAGGTCACAGTTTGTTCGACGTCGAAATCGAAAAGGACATTGAGTGTAAAGAGCACCAAGAAGAGGTGGTACGATTCTATTGCGAACCTTGTGAGACCTGCATTTGTGTGCTATGCACATTCAATGAGCATAAGGACCACGAGATTACTCAGTTTTCAGAAGCCGTCTGCAAATACAAGGAAAGCATCCAGTGTCTTCTGGACAATTGCAAATCCAAGATACAGGTTTTTGACAGCCAACTGTCGACGATCAGCAAAGTGGACACGATGATCAAGCAAGCCGAACAGAAGATACGCGACATTGCCATCGAGTTCATCTCCGAGATTCGCGCCAAGGAGAAGCAATTGGTCGAAGAGGTGCACAAAATGTACGGCGACGAGATGATGAGCTACATCACGATGCGACCAGAGATGCAGATCAATCTAGACAGTCTGAAGAGTACGTGCAATCTGACCGAGCTTGTACTCAAAGGGAAGGATATCgaactgttgttgttgaaaaagCAGGTGCAAGAGAAGTTGTCGCACCTGTACGAGGTAGAACTGAAGGACTTGCCGCCTTCCATCACGAAAGAAGTTGTCTTCGTCCCGGGCAGTCTTCAATTGGGCACGTTACAGGATGCCGATAGTTCCTCCTCCCGAGGCAAAGCTGGCCGGTCCGTCTCCTTCGTGGACGGTGTGAGGCAAGACAAGTTCGAGACCCGCTGCTGGGACTCGCAGCGACCCACGTCAAACGTCTCCACTCAGACGGAGACGGAGTCCAGCGGATCCTCAAAAGGTAACGCAGATGTGTCCTTCACGTTTTGTGCCCCTGGTAAACATGACGACAAATCAATCGAAACCGAGTCTGTGCCTACCGTCGAGAAAGCAGTTAATACTCGCTCAAGAAGTCTGCATAGCCTCACGAATCAACTCAGAAAGTCTCCTTCCAGAGACGGCGCCCCGGAAGAGACTCCTGACCCCAATTCGGCCATAGCCAGACGTCACAGGCGCAGGCGCGAGAGGCAACGTCCGGTCGAGGTATCTGTCCGCCCAACAACCTACCATGCCAGCGAAACTGCGGCGCCCATCCTCACCTATAGCAGTAGCATTGATGAACCTTTCTACAGCGCCGATAGCAACAACAGCAACGCCTCTCCGCCTTGA
- the LOC135477262 gene encoding tripartite motif-containing protein 2-like isoform X5 has protein sequence MSAAASASNASQSGGGNKLAQEISDEFLTCKICLEGFTSPKSLDCLHTFCENCIENHVMSECTYKKYSDYREFTCPLCRKRTQVPLGGVKKLPDNFLLSSLSEMVQRQKPSKFPFCDICKLVNRKHREASSKCLDCSKLLCKQCVELHRETKVTKGHSLFDVEIEKDIECKEHQEEVVRFYCEPCETCICVLCTFNEHKDHEITQFSEAVCKYKESIQCLLDNCKSKIQVFDSQLSTISKVDTMIKQAEQKIRDIAIEFISEIRAKEKQLVEEVHKMYGDEMMSYITMRPEMQINLDSLKSTCNLTELVLKGKDIELLLLKKQVQEKLSHLYEVELKDLPPSITKEVVFVPGSLQLGTLQDADSSSSRGKAGRSVSFVDGVRQDKFETRCWDSQRPTSNVSTQTETESSGSSKGNADVSFTFCAPGKHDDKSIETESVPTVEKAVNTRSRSLHSLTNQLRKSPSRDGAPEETPDPNSAIARRHRRRRERQRPVEVSVRPTTYHASETAAPILTYSSSIDEPFYSADSNNSNASPP, from the coding sequence ATGTCGGCTGCGGCTTCGGCCAGCAATGCCTCGCAAAGTGGAGGAGGGAACAAATTGGCACAGGAAATTAGTGACGAGTTCCTGACGTGCAAAATCTGCCTCGAGGGCTTCACTAGCCCAAAGTCCCTGGACTGCTTGCATACGTTCTGTGAGAACTGTATTGAAAATCATGTGATGTCAGAATGCACGTACAAAAAGTACAGCGATTATCGCGAGTTCACGTGCCCTCTGTGCCGGAAGCGCACACAGGTGCCGCTAGGGGGCGTCAAGAAACTACCCGACAACTTCCTGTTGTCAAGTCTTTCCGAAATGGTTCAACGACAGAAACCTTCCAAGTTTCCCTTCTGTGATATATGCAAGCTGGTAAATCGCAAACACAGAGAGGCCTCGTCGAAATGTTTGGACTGTAGCAAACTCCTGTGCAAGCAATGCGTGGAACTCCACAGGGAAACCAAGGTCACAAAAGGTCACAGTTTGTTCGACGTCGAAATCGAAAAGGACATTGAGTGTAAAGAGCACCAAGAAGAGGTGGTACGATTCTATTGCGAACCTTGTGAGACCTGCATTTGTGTGCTATGCACATTCAATGAGCATAAGGACCACGAGATTACTCAGTTTTCAGAAGCCGTCTGCAAATACAAGGAAAGCATCCAGTGTCTTCTGGACAATTGCAAATCCAAGATACAGGTTTTTGACAGCCAACTGTCGACGATCAGCAAAGTGGACACGATGATCAAGCAAGCCGAACAGAAGATACGCGACATTGCCATCGAGTTCATCTCCGAGATTCGCGCCAAGGAGAAGCAATTGGTCGAAGAGGTGCACAAAATGTACGGCGACGAGATGATGAGCTACATCACGATGCGACCAGAGATGCAGATCAATCTAGACAGTCTGAAGAGTACGTGCAATCTGACCGAGCTTGTACTCAAAGGGAAGGATATCgaactgttgttgttgaaaaagCAGGTGCAAGAGAAGTTGTCGCACCTGTACGAGGTAGAACTGAAGGACTTGCCGCCTTCCATCACGAAAGAAGTTGTCTTCGTCCCGGGCAGTCTTCAATTGGGCACGTTACAGGATGCCGATAGTTCCTCCTCCCGAGGCAAAGCTGGCCGGTCCGTCTCCTTCGTGGACGGTGTGAGGCAAGACAAGTTCGAGACCCGCTGCTGGGACTCGCAGCGACCCACGTCAAACGTCTCCACTCAGACGGAGACGGAGTCCAGCGGATCCTCAAAAGGTAACGCAGATGTGTCCTTCACGTTTTGTGCCCCTGGTAAACATGACGACAAATCAATCGAAACCGAGTCTGTGCCTACCGTCGAGAAAGCAGTTAATACTCGCTCAAGAAGTCTGCATAGCCTCACGAATCAACTCAGAAAGTCTCCTTCCAGAGACGGCGCCCCGGAAGAGACTCCTGACCCCAATTCGGCCATAGCCAGACGTCACAGGCGCAGGCGCGAGAGGCAACGTCCGGTCGAGGTATCTGTCCGCCCAACAACCTACCATGCCAGCGAAACTGCGGCGCCCATCCTCACCTATAGCAGTAGCATTGATGAACCTTTCTACAGCGCCGATAGCAACAACAGCAACGCCTCTCCGCCTTGA
- the LOC135477262 gene encoding tripartite motif-containing protein 2-like isoform X1, with protein MAYRFDPETGRYRGNVGLYQSNDDEYDSDKSHPDDEYYFVEEGSSGEEGESTSHRNSEYQSPGYRRSLHLPRDIPEYQPRLSGEWNRRKYDRDRYLTTAIDLSKMSAAASASNASQSGGGNKLAQEISDEFLTCKICLEGFTSPKSLDCLHTFCENCIENHVMSECTYKKYSDYREFTCPLCRKRTQVPLGGVKKLPDNFLLSSLSEMVQRQKPSKFPFCDICKLVNRKHREASSKCLDCSKLLCKQCVELHRETKVTKGHSLFDVEIEKDIECKEHQEEVVRFYCEPCETCICVLCTFNEHKDHEITQFSEAVCKYKESIQCLLDNCKSKIQVFDSQLSTISKVDTMIKQAEQKIRDIAIEFISEIRAKEKQLVEEVHKMYGDEMMSYITMRPEMQINLDSLKSTCNLTELVLKGKDIELLLLKKQVQEKLSHLYEVELKDLPPSITKEVVFVPGSLQLGTLQDADSSSSRGKAGRSVSFVDGVRQDKFETRCWDSQRPTSNVSTQTETESSGSSKGNADVSFTFCAPGKHDDKSIETESVPTVEKAVNTRSRSLHSLTNQLRKSPSRDGAPEETPDPNSAIARRHRRRRERQRPVEVSVRPTTYHASETAAPILTYSSSIDEPFYSADSNNSNASPP; from the exons ATGGCGTACCGATTTGATCCGGAGACAGGGCGTTACCGTGGCAACGTGGGACTCTATCAAAGCAACGACGACGAGTACGACAGCGATAAAAGCCATCCGGACGACGAGTATTACTTCGTGGAGGAAGGGTCGTCCGGTGAGGAGGGAGAAAGTACTTCACATCGGAATTCCGAGTATCAGAGTCCCGGGTACAGAAGATCGCTCCATCTTCCGCGGGATATACCGGAATATCAGCCCAGGTTATCCGGAGAGTG GAACCGACGCAAGTACGATCGCGATCGTTACCTAACCACAGCCATTGATCTTAGCAAGATGTCGGCTGCGGCTTCGGCCAGCAATGCCTCGCAAAGTGGAGGAGGGAACAAATTGGCACAGGAAATTAGTGACGAGTTCCTGACGTGCAAAATCTGCCTCGAGGGCTTCACTAGCCCAAAGTCCCTGGACTGCTTGCATACGTTCTGTGAGAACTGTATTGAAAATCATGTGATGTCAGAATGCACGTACAAAAAGTACAGCGATTATCGCGAGTTCACGTGCCCTCTGTGCCGGAAGCGCACACAGGTGCCGCTAGGGGGCGTCAAGAAACTACCCGACAACTTCCTGTTGTCAAGTCTTTCCGAAATGGTTCAACGACAGAAACCTTCCAAGTTTCCCTTCTGTGATATATGCAAGCTGGTAAATCGCAAACACAGAGAGGCCTCGTCGAAATGTTTGGACTGTAGCAAACTCCTGTGCAAGCAATGCGTGGAACTCCACAGGGAAACCAAGGTCACAAAAGGTCACAGTTTGTTCGACGTCGAAATCGAAAAGGACATTGAGTGTAAAGAGCACCAAGAAGAGGTGGTACGATTCTATTGCGAACCTTGTGAGACCTGCATTTGTGTGCTATGCACATTCAATGAGCATAAGGACCACGAGATTACTCAGTTTTCAGAAGCCGTCTGCAAATACAAGGAAAGCATCCAGTGTCTTCTGGACAATTGCAAATCCAAGATACAGGTTTTTGACAGCCAACTGTCGACGATCAGCAAAGTGGACACGATGATCAAGCAAGCCGAACAGAAGATACGCGACATTGCCATCGAGTTCATCTCCGAGATTCGCGCCAAGGAGAAGCAATTGGTCGAAGAGGTGCACAAAATGTACGGCGACGAGATGATGAGCTACATCACGATGCGACCAGAGATGCAGATCAATCTAGACAGTCTGAAGAGTACGTGCAATCTGACCGAGCTTGTACTCAAAGGGAAGGATATCgaactgttgttgttgaaaaagCAGGTGCAAGAGAAGTTGTCGCACCTGTACGAGGTAGAACTGAAGGACTTGCCGCCTTCCATCACGAAAGAAGTTGTCTTCGTCCCGGGCAGTCTTCAATTGGGCACGTTACAGGATGCCGATAGTTCCTCCTCCCGAGGCAAAGCTGGCCGGTCCGTCTCCTTCGTGGACGGTGTGAGGCAAGACAAGTTCGAGACCCGCTGCTGGGACTCGCAGCGACCCACGTCAAACGTCTCCACTCAGACGGAGACGGAGTCCAGCGGATCCTCAAAAGGTAACGCAGATGTGTCCTTCACGTTTTGTGCCCCTGGTAAACATGACGACAAATCAATCGAAACCGAGTCTGTGCCTACCGTCGAGAAAGCAGTTAATACTCGCTCAAGAAGTCTGCATAGCCTCACGAATCAACTCAGAAAGTCTCCTTCCAGAGACGGCGCCCCGGAAGAGACTCCTGACCCCAATTCGGCCATAGCCAGACGTCACAGGCGCAGGCGCGAGAGGCAACGTCCGGTCGAGGTATCTGTCCGCCCAACAACCTACCATGCCAGCGAAACTGCGGCGCCCATCCTCACCTATAGCAGTAGCATTGATGAACCTTTCTACAGCGCCGATAGCAACAACAGCAACGCCTCTCCGCCTTGA